A stretch of the Malus domestica chromosome 08, GDT2T_hap1 genome encodes the following:
- the LOC103427029 gene encoding beta-glucosidase 24, with amino-acid sequence MASSSPSLLWIFQGMYAISLVSFLSQFPVNNAHMEDYLHNALHPEELEVKRSDFPTDFVFGVSTSAGQIEGSAYEAGRGPSVWDNFIEQNPEMISDHSNLLIAIDSYNRYKEDVKAIKDLGVDFYRLSISWTRILPNGTLSGGINQAGIDYYNNLIDEVIKNGITPYVTIFHFDSPQALEDKYGGLLNRSFVKDFTDYCEICFKHFGDRVKNWITINEPHIIAEMGYDRGIAPPGRCSVPSIVPCTSGNSATEPYIVSHNILLAHATAVKLYREKFQQEQGGQIGISLVGDYVEPHSESPEDKAAARRILDFKLGWYMEPLVYGVYPKSMRTLVKKRLPKFTKEENKLVKGSFDFIGINYYTSRYGKSNPTISSNEPMCYHNDASASSLVENADGDEIGPHAHIGSVIYTYPQGLEKLLVFIKQNYQSPKIYISENGISEVEEESNGLDGALKDPHRIQSILRHLFWLKKAIDKGVNVKGYFIWTPFDNFEWSYGFTQKFGLYYVDHKDNLKRIPKVSAKWLPKFLNSEDQLKLRRDVLPTLLSTIL; translated from the coding sequence AtggcatcatcatcaccatcgtTGTTATGGATTTTCCAAGGGATGTATGCCATTTCTTTGGTTTCATTTTTGTCACAGTTTCCTGTGAATAATGCTCATATGGAGGATTATTTGCACAATGCATTGCACCCTGAAGAGTTGGAAGTCAAGAGATCTGACTTCCCTACAGATTTTGTGTTCGGGGTCTCTACTTCTGCCGGACAAATAGAGGGCTCAGCATATGAAGCAGGAAGAGGACCCAGTGTTTGGGACAACTTCATTGAGCAAAATCcagaaatgatttctgaccactCTAACTTGTTGATCGCCATCGATTCATATAATCGTTACAAGGAAGATGTGAAGGCTATAAAAGACCTCGGAGTCGATTTCTACAGGCTCTCCATCTCATGGACTAGGATTCTTCCTAATGGAACCTTGAGTGGAGGAATAAACCAAGCAGGTATCGATTACTACAATAACCTGATTGATGAAGTTATCAAGAATGGCATCACACCCTATGTGACCATATTCCACTTTGACTCACCGCAAGCCTTAGAGGACAAGTATGGAGGCCTTTTAAATCGTTCTTTCGTGAAAGATTTCACAGATTATTGTGAAATTTGTTTCAAACACTTTGGAGATAGGGTCAAAAACTGGATTACAATCAATGAACCGCATATAATTGCCGAAATGGGGTATGATCGTGGGATTGCTCCACCAGGAAGGTGTTCGGTGCCATCAATTGTTCCATGTACAAGTGGAAATTCAGCTACTGAGCCTTATATTGTGAGCCACAACATTCTTCTCGCCCATGCCACAGCTGTTAAACTCTATCGAGAAAAGTTTCAACAAGAACAAGGCGGACAAATTGGAATTAGTCTTGTAGGGGACTATGTCGAGCCTCATTCAGAATCACCAGAAGACAAAGCAGCAGCGAGACGAATATTGGACTTTAAACTTGGATGGTACATGGAACCATTAGTGTATGGCGTTTATCCGAAAAGTATGagaactttggtgaagaaaaGACTGCCCAAGTTCACCAAAGAAGAGAATAAATTGGTCAAGGGATCTTTTGATTTTATTGGGATCAATTACTATACTTCAAGGTATGGTAAAAGCAACCCAACAATCAGTTCAAATGAACCAATGTGCTACCACAACGATGCTTCGGCTTCGTCATTGGTTGAAAATGCGGATGGAGATGAAATTGGTCCTCATGCTCACATAGGTTCAGTCATCTATACTTATCCACAAGGTTTGGAGAAACTTTTGGTgttcataaaacaaaattatcAAAGCCCTAAAATCTACATTTCTGAAAACGGAATCAGTGAGGTGGAGGAGGAGAGCAACGGGCTTGACGGAGCACTAAAGGATCCACATAGGATTCAAAGTATTCTCAGGCACTTGTTTTGGCTAAAGAAGGCAATAGACAAGGGCGTGAACGTGAAAGGATATTTCATCTGGACACCATTCGATAACTTTGAATGGTCCTACGGCTTTACCCAGAAATTCGGTCTTTACTATGTCGATCACAAAGACAATCTCAAGCGCATTCCTAAAGTTTCTGCCAAGTGGCTCCCTAAATTCCTGAATAGTGAGGATCAACTCAAGCTTAGACGCGATGTTTTGCCAACTCTCCTGAGCACCATCTTATAG
- the LOC139198111 gene encoding uncharacterized protein, with protein MSRGCKNDVEHCFGILQARWAIVRVAVRMFDVEALRSIMMTCIILHNMIMKDEYDYDAVDEYELDTMKNLRTRIYYAHDCTEDPVQRKPLERDEHYNQLIVERYTSMQEPYWHLSRQTDLIKHQWGLQQGEDN; from the coding sequence ATGTCAAGAGGGTGCAAGAATGATGTGGAacattgttttggtatcctgcaagctcgttgggcgattgtCAGGGTTGCTGTCAGAATGTTTGATGTTgaggctcttcgatccatcatgatgacgtgtattattctccacaacatgattatgaaagatgagtatgattatgatgccgttGATGAATACGAGCTGGACACAATGAAAAACTTAAGAACACGTATCTATTATGCTCATGACTGCACCGAAGATCCTGTGCAACGCAAGCCATTGGAACGGGATGAACATTACAATCAATTGATCGTTGAGCGGTACACTTCAATGCAAGAGCCATATTGGCACTTAAGCCGCCAAACTGACTTGATTAAGCACCAATGGGGACTGCAACAAGGtgaagataattaa